From the genome of Papaver somniferum cultivar HN1 chromosome 2, ASM357369v1, whole genome shotgun sequence, one region includes:
- the LOC113352284 gene encoding uncharacterized protein LOC113352284 — MDSESVNLEERLKSFLIQLQNEFRILDRIVYKGKNQHRRCFYFQYVMKVRRDVKLLLSAGLQEMLDFLFQIINEKKPTRTGRSIFLKDAKPATRKSVISWVLITLDEDFLSQIRSVLINSRMAYCLPLSNNEFMKVYISASFLVCLCVCVFIKLYLHNGPTCCNVSFSLKRRKCNTEKYNYQERLLGVARLLSQMVEPMVKSVIDISSLLARSFFMGFSVTILAILGRLRVLVQQILLDVVSVHNLISSISQKEHSVKLNRQGIEVIREYYPSNDVVVHWSVYGKKISLFCLRK, encoded by the exons ATGGATTCAGAAAGTGTGAATTTGGAAGAAAGACTAAAATCCTTTTTGATTCAACTTCAAAATGAGTTTAGAATCCTTGATAGGATTGTTTACAAGGGAAAGAATCAACATAGAAGATGTTTCTACTTTCAATATGTCATGAAGGTGAGGAGGGATGTGAAACTTTTGTTATCAGCGGGGTTACAGGAGATGTTGGACTTCTTATTTCAAATTATTAATGAAAAGAAACCTACAAGGACTGGACGGTCAATCTTCTTGAAAG ATGCAAAACCTGCCACTAGAAAATCTGTAATCAGCTGGGTTTTAATTACTTTGGACGAGGACTTCTTATCTCAAATTCGAAGTGTTTTAATTAACAGCCGTATGGCTTATTGCTTGCCTTTGTCGAATAATGAGTTCATGAAAGTGTAT ATCTCAGCTTCTTTTTTGGTCTgtctgtgtgtgtgtgttttcatCAAGTTGTATCTGCATAATGGACCTACTTGTTGCAATGTATCTTTCAGTTTAAAGAGGAGAAAATGTAACACTGAAAAATATAATTACCAGGAGCGGCTATTGGGAGTTGCTCGTTTATTATCGCAG ATGGTTGAACCTATGGTGAAGTCAGTGAT TGATATATCATCCTTACTAGCTCGATCTTTTTTCATGGGATTCTCTGTGACAATTCTGGCTATACTTGGACGTCTGCGGGTTCTGGTCCAGCAA ATACTACTTGATGTCGTTTCGGTTCACAACCTGATTTCATCTATATCTCAAAAGGAGCACTCTGTAAAACTAAATCGGCAAGGAATTGAG GTCATCAGGGAGTACTATCCCTCAAATGATGTAGTTGTACACTGGAGTGTGTATGGGAAAAAGATAAGTTTGTTTTGCTTGAGAAAGTGA
- the LOC113354145 gene encoding uncharacterized protein LOC113354145, whose amino-acid sequence MDTDNSIEEHPDPINIYRREVGESAEQPTNISMSAKVELQESIIDEGSESNENSFDKSSSIDKDEVASPSPKSPQPQIELKRKVAFISIGKPKVPQTSESSLLNNLPTEDTQFGRVANRLLMATWCDF is encoded by the exons ATGGACACAGATAACTCCATTGAAGAGCACCCAGACCCTATAAACATCTACAGACGCGAAGTTGGTGAATCTGCAGAACAACCTACAAATATCAGTATGAGTGCAAAGGTTGAACTCCAAGAGTCTATCATTGATGAAGGCAGTGAAAGTAATGAAAACTCATTTGACAAGAGTTCAAGCATTGATAAAGACGAAGTTGCTAGTCCAAGTCCAAAATCTCCACAACCTCAAATAGAATTGAAAAGGAAGGTAGCATTTATTTCTATTGGAAAACCGAAAGTACCCCAAACAAGTGAAAGCAGCTTACTTAATAATTTGCCAACTG AGGACACACAATTTGGGCGTGTAGCTAATCGGTTGTTGATGGCGACGTGGTGCGATTTCTGA